The nucleotide sequence CCTTATACCATTCCTTTTTTGTTAGTTTCCATCCTGTTACTGCCTCGTAAAAGTTGAACATTTTTATGTCTTCAATTCCGAATGCGGCGAAGACGCAGTAGACAGCTGAGTCAGCCATTATTGAGGATAGTTCGCCATGGCCTTGGTCAAGTGGTAGAGAAGCTGTTGATGTGTGGTCTCCGGCCTGGACTGAGCACGCGTAGGCAATGTTTTTTGCAATGAAGTCTTTTCCGCTTCTAACCCCATGCGCTCCTATGGCTACGCCCTTTTCGTGAATGGCATACTTGAGCAGATTGACACCTTTCACTTCTCCAAGCTTTAAGGCTGCCCGATAGACTCCCTCGGCTAGGACATCACCGATTCCCTGCCTAGAGGCTACTTTCTCAGCGAGAGCTATGAAGGCTTCGACATTTCCCCATTCAGGTTCTATTCCATCTAAATCTTCTTTTGTTAATATTCCTTTCTCGTAGAGTTCCGCTGCGAATCCTAGGACTGCTCCACCTTGAATTCCACATAAGCCAAGCTCGTTACTAAGATAGGATAGGTAGATGTTCTCTTCTGGGGTGAATATCCCAAGGTTTGTTCCCAAATAGGCTTCAAGTTCGTAGTCTGGATTGTCGCATATCGCTCCCTTAAACCTTCCAGTTTTCAGCACTGCAAGCTTTAGACACGTCGTCGGACAGCCAAAGTCTCCCCAGTTTTTCTTAACCCAGTACTTGTCAAATTCTTCTCCCTTGTAGCTTTCCTTGTCATGCCATTCATTCTGCCAGTTTCTGACAGGTTCAGAACTTGTTTCGGCTCCAAAGAAGTAGCCTCCTCCTCCAGTTCCCCAGCGTCTAAACCTTTCCCTTTCAAAATTCCATTCAGAAAAGCCTTTGGCTAGATTCAGCGTTTTTTCCTTATCATATACGTCTGGCACTGGACCAAATCCCTTTGCGACTATTGCTTTCAGGTTTTTAGCTCCCATTACTCCACCGTATCCGCCGTAACCAGCTGCATGTGCATACTTAGCGACGACAGCTGCAACCCTAGTTTTATTTTCTCCGGCTGGTCCAATATAGAGAATTGAAGGTTCCTTTACTTCTCCGTAGTTTGGCCGAACATCTTTAATTTCTTCGATTGATTTTCTGACTAGAAAACGTAGGGTTTCCCTTGCTTTTTTGCCCCAGATGGGCGAGGCGTCTTTAATTTCGATTTGGTTGTCGCATATAAATATGTAGCATGGCTTTTCTGCTTTTCTAGTTATTATTAAACCGTCATAACCTGCGCATTTTAAGTCTACTCCAAACTCGCCTGCAACTGTTGAGCCTATTACACCATTGCTTTGAGGCGACTTTCCAGAAACACATACCTTTGTTCCGGGGAAATATCCTGTGAAGGGACCTGTAAGCACAAGTAGGATATTATCTGGGCCGAGTGGATCTACTGTTTCCCATTTTCTGCCAAGTCTATTCCATAATACTTTTGTGGCTAAGCCTCTTCCGCCGATATAATCTCTTAGAACTTCGTCTGGAAACTTCGTTTCCTTGATGTTCCTGTTGGAAAGGTCTATTTCCAAGAATTTTCCGGCGTAACCTCTCATCAGTCTATAACCTCTTTTGCGGTTTCTCCTCCAAAAATTTGCTTGGCAACTTCATGTGTGAGTTCAAGGGGTGTTTTGGCTAAGGTCTTATAGGAGACTTCTTTTTCTCTTGGAATAAGCAAAGTGTTCCATCGACCTTCTTGGCATGCTTTGACGCATTTTGGCTTTCCACCGCATAGGTCACAGATAACAATGTAGTTTCCTTCTGGATGGAGATGCGGAACATTTCCCGGGCAAGCCTTTATGCATAGACCGCATGCAGTACACTTTGAAGCATCTACGTTTATTGCCCCAGTTTGATTGTTTACGGATAGGACCTCTGTTGGGCATACTTCAACACATGGGTAACCCTCGCATTGAAAGCACAAATGGGGAATCTCAACTCCTGGGACAAGCATGAAAACTCTTATTCTTGAAGCTTCAGGCCAAATTTTCCCTTCATGATAGAGCGAACAGGCAATTTCGCATCTCCTGCATCCGCTACAATTCTCATAGTTTCGCTTGACCCAAACTTGGTTGCTTCGACTCATACTGCATCACTTATACATGCATGATTTGGATTATGAAACATATTAATTTCTTCCTTATTTCTTTGCTTTTTTCGGTCTCTTTTCCACACTATTTCTAGTAATGCCTGCGATTCAGTAGGTTGATGCTTGACACCTTGTGTGTGCATATGGCAAACACAACCTTGTTTCTCCACATGGCATTATGCGATTCGACATTCAATGTCATCCCAAGGGAATGTTTAGATATGCATCTGTGCATGTAGAATTAGGAACTCTTTTATTCGCAGCTGGTCTAGATTTACCATATGCCTTCTGCAATGCTGCAATTTTTAATCTCAATGGGCATTACGGCAGTTTTTTTTGTGCTGACATGGTTTGTAACTAGATTCTACAAGCCTGAAAGTCTAGAGATTAAATTCGCTGCTCAATCTGGCTGGGAGAAAAAAAAGGGTGTATCCTAGCAAGCATCATTATGGCTCTCGTCCATCTTCCTCAAAGGATATTCATGATAGGGTTAAACCCATTACAGGCACTAGTGTCTGCAGCATCGCTAATACCATTCTCACTTTTCGCAGGATACTTGATGATAAGAACACAAAACATCATAGGACCTACGGTTGTACACACAACAGCAAATTGGATAGACGTACTATAGCATAGACAGCTGAATCAACAGCTGGGCAGTCCCAATCGGACAAAACATGTACACATTCCATCTCTCCAGTTCAAAGCCAAGCTACACTTACGGCTAAACTGTTTCACCCCTCTGAATCGATAGTGAAATAAAGGCGAAAAGATAGTGCAATAGACGTGAACAAATGTGAAGAACCCAGCAGTCATAGTAATCGACATGCTAAACGATTTTGTCACAGGCAAGTTACGATCAGAACGAGCAGATAAAACAATTAAACCTCTGAAAAAACTTGTGAAAGCAGCCAGAGAACTTGGAATTCCTGTAATATATTCAAATGACGCTCACTATCATATGGATACAGAAGTTGTCCACAAATGGGGAGAACACGCTATAAAAGGCACTCCAGGCGCAGAAGTTATTCCAGAACTGCGGCCAAAGGAAAAAGATTTCATTGTTGAAAAAAGAACATATAGCGGCTTCTACGAAACCGGTCTCGAACCACTGCTGAGAAACCTCTACAACGGAGAAAGTGTGAAAACCGTGATCTTAGGCGGGTTGCATACAAACATTTGCGTTAGACACACTAGCGCTGACGCCTTTTTCCGAGGCTACAAGATAATCATAGCCGAAGACGGAGTTGAAGCCTTAACAAGAGAAGCCCACGAGGAAGGATTAAAGTACTTAAAAGATATTTACAATGCTGAAATAAAAACGGTTGATGAGATAATAAAGGGATTTGAAAAATAGAGATAGCTCCCAACGAACAGAACGAATAAGTCCTCGTTTTTGCAAATCTTTTTTCGGTGAGAATTTTGTCTGGACTACAATTTGAAAAGGTGAAATGTGGTAATTGCGGCAAGTTTTTAGGCTACATTTACGTCCGAGCAAAAACTGTTTCACCAAAAGAACTATAACGTTTATTTGTTGGACCACCACATGGTAAAACGGAAGTCACAGCATTCTGCCCGGAACGTTATTCTAAAATGTAAACCAAACAGCACATTTCAATATGACAGCATAGAAAAGCAAAAATATTATCAGCTTTTCCTACACAGTTATCAACCAACAGAAGAAAGGGATGAAACTTGGAAAAGTTTGACGTCATAGTTGCTGGTGCCGGAACAGGAGGGTGCTTAGCAGCTAAAACAGCAGCAAAAGCTGGGCTCAAAGTTTGCTTTATCGACATCAAGAACAAAAAAGACATTGGAAAGAAAATCTGTGGAGACGCCATAGGCAAACACCATTTTGACAACCTTGGCTTGAAAGAACCTGCTGCTGACGAGCTTGAACGGGTAATGGAAGGAATCGAAGTATATTCACCTGATGAGCAAACCAGTTACGTTGTCAAAGGTGAACAGTTGTATGGGTACATCCTGAACCGATACCGTTTCGGGCAAAGGCTGGTAAAAGAAGCAGTAAATGCAGGTGCTGTCTTGTATGATGCAACTCAAGTTTTAGAACCGGTGATAGAGCAAGGATTCGTATGCGGAGTCTCCACAAAAAACTTGAAAACTGGAGAAAAAAATGTGCTGCGAAGCTCCTTAGTAGTAGAGGCAACAGGCTTCTTTGCTGCTATTCGAAAGAAGTTGAAACCAGAAATCGCAATTGATGCCAAAGTAGCCAATCAAGACGTGGAAGCTTGTTATCGAGAAATACGGCAGCTGAAACAGCCTTTAGATGACCCTTCCCTTTGCCAAATCTACATCACTCAAAAAATAGCACTAGGCGGTTATTATTGGATTTTTGCAGAAGGCGGACGCAAGGTGAACGTAGGCTTAGGGGTAGCTATGACAGAAGGATTTCCGAATCCAAGAGAGCAACTTTACAAGCATATTCTTTCCCAACCACTGTTTGAAGATTCTTCAATAGTTGACAAGGGCGCGTGGTTTGTGCCTACTCGAAGACCACTAGACAGCATGGTGGGCAACGGCATTATTATTGTTGGCGACGCAGCGTGTCAAGTTAATCCAATTCATGGAGGCGGCATGGGACCATCAATGATAGCTGGTGCATCAGCAGGGAAGACAGCCGCAAAGGCTTTAGAAAAAAGTGACGTAAGCCGTAGGGGACTATGGGATTACAATGTAGAGTATATCAGGAACTATGGTGCGAAACAGGCGGGGTTAGAAATCCTTCGCGCACTTCTGCAGAACATGGATGATGAAGAACTCAACTATGGAATGCACAATAGGCTTCTAACTGCAGAAGACGTTTTGAAGGCGAGCTTGGGCGAGGATGTACACTTTACAATCAGCGAGAAAATGAGGAGAGCAGTCAGAGGGGTAAAGAAGATTAACATGCTTGTAAAATTGAAAAGCGCGGTAGACTCTATGAACGAAGTAAAAGCGTGGTACAGAAATTATCCAGCGTCGCCAAGCGGCTTTGAAGAATGGAAAACGAAGGCCGAAGAGATATTTGAGAAAACCATAACGAAACTCGAAAAGTAATTATCGCTTCACGACAGACACTAAGGCCTGATTTGATTATGCGTGTTGCAGTGTTGATTAGCGGAGGAAAAGATTCAGCTTTGGCGCTTCACCGCGCCTTACAAGAAGAATATGATGTAAAGTTCTTAGTGACAATGATACCACAAAGAGATGACAGTTGGATGTTTCACTACCTGAATATTCACTTAGCCGACTTGTTTGCAGAAGCTGCAGGCATCCATCTAGTAAAGGAAGAAACAGCGGGGGTTAAAGAAGAAGAACTGAAAGATTTGAAACGTGTACTAGCCACATTAGACATAGAAGGCGTGATATCTGGAGCAGTAGCTTCTCAATATCAAAAGCAGCGAATTGACAAAATCTGCGAGGAGCTAGGTCTCAATTCGATTGCACCACTTTGGAAAATGAACCCTCTGAAACTTCTGGAAGAACTAGTTAATCTGAAGTTCAAAGCTATAATAACTGGCGTCTACGCCCACGGCTTCAACAAAAACTGGTTAGGAAAACAGATAGACACAGACACTATAGATGCTCTTGAAGACCTAAACCGAAAATATCACATTTCACTCATAGGTGAAGGCGGCGAATATGAAACACTAGTTCTAGACGCACCCTTTTTCAAGAAAAAAATCGACCTAGTGGAAACAGAAGTAATCTGGAAAGGCCAAAACGGATATTTACTCGCAAAAAAGGCATGTCTAACAGAGAAAAATACACCTTAAAATGCTCATTTAATCTAGTCAGCAATTTCGTGAAAGCATTCTCCAAATTAGCAATAATATCGTAGAATGTGTTCAAACTTGAGAGAGTGCGTTAATGCTTATTAGCACAGCGATAGAACAATAAACCGAGGAGTAGACTTTGCCAAAAAGAAGCTGGTCTGAAAAGTTGAAAGACAGCAAAGATCTGCCAAAAGTGGAAAAAATCACCGATAAGATGAGCAAAAGGTGGGGCACGGGGACAGTAGCCATCCCTGCACCTATAGAAGTTGACGAGATGATGAAAAAAGTGCCTAAAGGAAATCTTATAACCCTAAACGAAATTCGCATCGCCCTTGCCAAAAAGCATAATGCAACAATCGGATGTCCTTTAACCACAGGCATCTTTGCTTGGATTGCAGCCAACGCCGCTGAGGAAGAAAAAGAGAAGGGTAGGAAAGACACTACACCTTACTGGCGCACCCTAAAAACAGGCGGGGTCGTAAATCCAAAATATCCTGGTGGGGTAGAAGCACAAAGAAATCTTCTAGAAAGCGAAGGTCATAAAGTGGTCCAAAAAGGTAAAAAATACGTTGTCGTAGACTACGAAAAGTCATTGGTGGAAATCTAAGAAAAACAAGCCCTATAAGCCAACGAACCGTATCTCGGGGTAACCTTCAACTTCCACACCTTCGCCCTCTCGTGATAGTATGTTTATCTTTTCAATCTTGCAAGTACCTTCAATATCCTCAGAAGACTCAGCCAACGTTTTAGCATTTTCTTTAGTTCCTCCGTAGATCGTTAACTCTTCAATCGAAGCGTTCAACGGCATCCTCTTTCTTGCTTTCTCTCGCCTGATTTCACCAATCACCGCAACAAGTAAGTCACCTTTCTCAATAGCTTCCTCGTCAATCTTCGCCTCTTCCACTTGTGGCCACGACGACAAGTGTATGCTTTTTTGTTTTACACTTTCAGCGAACATCGTTTGATAGATTTCCTCCGTAATGTGGGGAGCGATTGGAGCGAATATTTGAAGAAGACGGTAAAGAGTAGTATAAAGTGCGTATTGGGCGGCTTCACGTTTCTCTTGGCCATACACGTCGCCCTTGTAGAGTCTATGCTTCGCCGCTTCAATGTAATTATCACAGAGGTCACGCCAAGCAAAATTTCTAATTTCTTCAATGGCTATGTTAAATTGACATTTTTCCAAGGCCTCAGTAACCCTCAGCGTTGCTCGATTCATTCTAGCTATAACCCACTTATCCAGAAGAGTTAGCTCTGGAGCTTTTGCGAGTTCATAGTCTTTCAACAGCAGACCAGCGAATCGGGAGGCATTCCATAGTTTTATGAGAAAACGCCACGCATACTCTACGTCTGGCCAGCGGAAAGGTATGTCTGAGCCTGTAGTACCGCCGCCTGCCGCCCACTGCCTACTTGTATCTGCACCATACTTCTTGAAGACTTCCTGAGTGGCAATGTAGTTGCCAAGACTTTTACTCATCTTACGCCCATCATTGCCAAGAACCATGCCATTAATGAGACAGGCCCTGTAAGGTGTTTCGTTGAAAAGCGCGAGGTGACGTACCATAAGGTAGTAGGCCCAGGTACGGATGATGTCTGTTCCCGAAGGGTGAAGATCTGCAGGAAAAAGCCTACGCCAC is from Candidatus Bathyarchaeota archaeon and encodes:
- a CDS encoding aldehyde ferredoxin oxidoreductase, giving the protein MRGYAGKFLEIDLSNRNIKETKFPDEVLRDYIGGRGLATKVLWNRLGRKWETVDPLGPDNILLVLTGPFTGYFPGTKVCVSGKSPQSNGVIGSTVAGEFGVDLKCAGYDGLIITRKAEKPCYIFICDNQIEIKDASPIWGKKARETLRFLVRKSIEEIKDVRPNYGEVKEPSILYIGPAGENKTRVAAVVAKYAHAAGYGGYGGVMGAKNLKAIVAKGFGPVPDVYDKEKTLNLAKGFSEWNFERERFRRWGTGGGGYFFGAETSSEPVRNWQNEWHDKESYKGEEFDKYWVKKNWGDFGCPTTCLKLAVLKTGRFKGAICDNPDYELEAYLGTNLGIFTPEENIYLSYLSNELGLCGIQGGAVLGFAAELYEKGILTKEDLDGIEPEWGNVEAFIALAEKVASRQGIGDVLAEGVYRAALKLGEVKGVNLLKYAIHEKGVAIGAHGVRSGKDFIAKNIAYACSVQAGDHTSTASLPLDQGHGELSSIMADSAVYCVFAAFGIEDIKMFNFYEAVTGWKLTKKEWYK
- a CDS encoding 4Fe-4S dicluster domain-containing protein, producing the protein MSRSNQVWVKRNYENCSGCRRCEIACSLYHEGKIWPEASRIRVFMLVPGVEIPHLCFQCEGYPCVEVCPTEVLSVNNQTGAINVDASKCTACGLCIKACPGNVPHLHPEGNYIVICDLCGGKPKCVKACQEGRWNTLLIPREKEVSYKTLAKTPLELTHEVAKQIFGGETAKEVID
- a CDS encoding CPBP family glutamic-type intramembrane protease, whose protein sequence is MLASIIMALVHLPQRIFMIGLNPLQALVSAASLIPFSLFAGYLMIRTQNIIGPTVVHTTANWIDVL
- a CDS encoding cysteine hydrolase, with product MKNPAVIVIDMLNDFVTGKLRSERADKTIKPLKKLVKAARELGIPVIYSNDAHYHMDTEVVHKWGEHAIKGTPGAEVIPELRPKEKDFIVEKRTYSGFYETGLEPLLRNLYNGESVKTVILGGLHTNICVRHTSADAFFRGYKIIIAEDGVEALTREAHEEGLKYLKDIYNAEIKTVDEIIKGFEK
- a CDS encoding NAD(P)/FAD-dependent oxidoreductase, producing MEKFDVIVAGAGTGGCLAAKTAAKAGLKVCFIDIKNKKDIGKKICGDAIGKHHFDNLGLKEPAADELERVMEGIEVYSPDEQTSYVVKGEQLYGYILNRYRFGQRLVKEAVNAGAVLYDATQVLEPVIEQGFVCGVSTKNLKTGEKNVLRSSLVVEATGFFAAIRKKLKPEIAIDAKVANQDVEACYREIRQLKQPLDDPSLCQIYITQKIALGGYYWIFAEGGRKVNVGLGVAMTEGFPNPREQLYKHILSQPLFEDSSIVDKGAWFVPTRRPLDSMVGNGIIIVGDAACQVNPIHGGGMGPSMIAGASAGKTAAKALEKSDVSRRGLWDYNVEYIRNYGAKQAGLEILRALLQNMDDEELNYGMHNRLLTAEDVLKASLGEDVHFTISEKMRRAVRGVKKINMLVKLKSAVDSMNEVKAWYRNYPASPSGFEEWKTKAEEIFEKTITKLEK
- a CDS encoding TIGR00289 family protein codes for the protein MRVAVLISGGKDSALALHRALQEEYDVKFLVTMIPQRDDSWMFHYLNIHLADLFAEAAGIHLVKEETAGVKEEELKDLKRVLATLDIEGVISGAVASQYQKQRIDKICEELGLNSIAPLWKMNPLKLLEELVNLKFKAIITGVYAHGFNKNWLGKQIDTDTIDALEDLNRKYHISLIGEGGEYETLVLDAPFFKKKIDLVETEVIWKGQNGYLLAKKACLTEKNTP
- a CDS encoding MGMT family protein, translating into MPKRSWSEKLKDSKDLPKVEKITDKMSKRWGTGTVAIPAPIEVDEMMKKVPKGNLITLNEIRIALAKKHNATIGCPLTTGIFAWIAANAAEEEKEKGRKDTTPYWRTLKTGGVVNPKYPGGVEAQRNLLESEGHKVVQKGKKYVVVDYEKSLVEI